One Salvia miltiorrhiza cultivar Shanhuang (shh) chromosome 6, IMPLAD_Smil_shh, whole genome shotgun sequence genomic window, ACACAAACTCCGACAACAAATGcaatgtctggtctgctcgcagtcaaatagagtagtgatccaatgatttctctgtacttagttgaagatacagatttttcTTCAGATCCAGGATCCACCTTCCAATtggtgttcattggaatcttgactgatttcatatGCTGAATGTCGAACTTGTCGATCAGTTATTTGGCATACTTTGACTGGTTGATCAATATTCCTTCTTTAGTCTGCTTCACTTGTAATcccataaataaatttatttctccTATCATTGACATCTGGAATTTGTTTGTCATAATATCAGTAAACTTTTTGCACATCTTTTCgaatttggatccgaagatgatgtcatcaacatagatctgaacaagtaggaggTCTTCTCCTTCTTTCAATGTGAACAGGGTTCTGTCAACTGATCCCTTCTTGAATCCGTGTTCAActagatactcagagagagtatcataccacgctcttggagcttgcttcaatccataaaGCACTTTCTTCAGCTTGAACACCTTCTTGGGTCCAGTAACCTCAAACCCCGAAGGTTGTTCCATGTAGACTTCAtcagtgagcactccattgagaaatgcacatttcacatccatttggtatactttgaatcctttgtgagcggcAAAGGCTAAGAAAAGTCCGACTGCTTCTagtctggcaactggggcaaaagtttcatcgtagtcgattccttcttttTGACTGTATCATTtggccactagccttgctttgtttctcaccacGTGTCCTTCGTtattcttgttcttgaaaatccatttcaagtcAATCACTTTTTTATTGTCTGGGCGATCCActagttcccaaactgaattcgtgttgaattcattgagttcttcttgcattgcgataacccattgagtggactttaGTACTTCTTCAATGTCCTTAGGCTTAGTGTCTTACAAGACACAGCTGAAATGTtcatcttcgttgatgcagttgtGGTTGATGTCGTAgatgaggttgcacattgatcttcgagttttcacaccatctgatggttctccaatgatgttgtcTATAGAGTatagttcaaaccatcttcgatacttcttgatttcttctggtgaGGGTGGAGGTTCTTAAGTCAGGATTGATCTGAGTCCTTCATTTATTTCTcgagcaggggagtgttgaactggtGTTGTAGCAGTAGGTTCAACTTGTTCTTCAGTtgttggagttcccccttgactgatgccttcTGTAGCATTTCCAGTCGGACCTTTAGttctttgactgatcttctgatactgaagcttttcagtatcctcttcttttcctggtccccacaccaacacTTCAGTGGGTTCGGAGCTTTTTATTTCAGTATTGGAACCTTCAATGTTCTCAGCATTTCCTttagtttcctgtttcctgaaatcatcaatagactcgtcaaaaataacatgaggtgtttctcCCACACAAAGAGTtcgagagttaaacactcgataggttTTGCTGGATCattcagttccagagtatccaagaaaaattcctggatcagccttgctatcaaaggTGTTTAACTTTCTTTTATCGTTGATATGAATGAAACACCGAGAatcgaaagcatgaaagtataAACTTCttggcttcctgttcttccatagctcgtatggagtttttccatgtctttgagtgagaaATGAACGGTTCTGTGTGTAGCaagcgttgttgactgcttcagcccaaaactttagtgggagttttgattcagctagcatcgtccttgcagcttccttcaaagacctattttttctttctgcTACTCCATTTCGCTGTGGGGTTTTTGCTGCTGAGGTTCGATGACTGATTCCTCGCTCTTCGCAGTAGTCCCGAATGACTGCATTGAGGAATTCAATTCCtctatctgatctgatgctgatgatgttgacttcattTTCAATGCTTAGTCTTTTCAACAGCTTCGGCAGTTCCAGCAGTGTTTTCCTTTGTTGTAGAGAaatataacccaagtatatcgagaATAATCATCtacgacaactaaggtatacttcctaccgttaTAACTTCTGGAGATATTGGACCGAAAAGagagaatcctttcagaggagtgtcctgtctttaaCTTAAATGACGCCCTTctttgctttcctctttgatatgcttcacattcttgcttcttctggaatacattAGAAGGTAAGCCTTTtaccagttgatgcttagcaagtttgttgatcgtcttgaagttgaggtggttgagcctTTTGTGCCAGagccagttgagctctgagttgcttttgctgatgaggcaggTTTCAGGTGGACTATCTttccatgaaacgacgtagagactttcTTGCCTGATTCCTCACaacaccaccttcttctgattgtttctcacagtgaactcatctttcttgatcttcactgcgaatccgctgtcacaaaattgactcacagacaacaaattatgctTTAGTCtagaaacatagctaacattactgatactggcgttacccatgttgagcacaccatagccttttgtttcgccTATTGAGTTGCCttcgaatgcaacttttgatccagctttctcaacgtattgagttagatattctttatatctcgtcatgtgcttcgagcagtcGCTGTCCAGGTACCATGTTCtaattgaagctttaacttctttcttctttttgtgtttcctgttttcgccctgcaaggaagagttattttaggtacccaatcaatgtttgggtccttcaatgtcaGTTcgtttggaacccatatctgcttaaGAATAGGTCTTGATGCTGATCATCTGTGGTTGACTGGTCGTCTGACTGAAGTGGTCagtgcttcagttggcacatgagctttCTTCGGTTGAGCTTCCTTCTTGGTGATCTCTTTCATGTAGAGTCCTTGACCGGTGTAGTGGTGAGGTCTGCTTTGCTTCTTGGTGTATTTCCTTTGATATACTCGAGTTGTTCTTGACTGATGGAGTCTTGACTGGTACTGAGAAGCATGAGACTGGTGTTGTCTGAGCTGAGACTGATAACGTCCAATTGCACTGTGTTGTGAATGAATATGAGCTTGTCTGGACTTGTCATTGTTGGTTGTTGCTCTCTTTAAAACTGAACTGGTTTCAGCTTCGtattgttcttccccctggactgttGAGGAAGACTCTGCCTCTTTGCTCCGCTGGCATGTTGTTGTTTCAGTCTGGATGTTCCTTCCCCATATTTTGATTGAAATCTGTTTTCCAATCTTCTTAGTAGAATGAAATGGTTGGGGACCTCAttggctcgtctgtagctttgtggaggtggaacatttctTCTCGCCATCAGTTTTCTCTTCTGGATTTCCTCCATGTCATAATCCCTTGACTCTTCTAAGGTGTCATCATTCGATGAGTCAGTCACGTCCTAGATTATGACTTTCTTTCCTTTATCGACAGGAACCACTTTTCCTCCGATATTCTCCACAATggcttttgatggaaagttgttCATCATGGGAGATTTCTTCATGCAGTCATTGACTGTTTCCTCCAGTTTGTAagtgagcctcttgatttcatgtgAGGCTCTCTCACATTCCGATGTAGAAAttttgagcttttcttccaaTCGGCTGTTCTCCCTGATCAGTCAATCAAGACAGGTTTCATGTGGAAAGTAGATGACTGTCCTATTCTTGGTTCGCTCTTTactgatctccttttccattttttgattctgcatctggagatcttcgaacattttccttaactgacagtgatcagtcatgagttgATCATACTCGTCAATTTCATTGACCGAGCTACCTTCAAATTCTGAGTTGTCTCCTGTAAACaacaaggagttatcagtattaAGAGTTCTTGagtaagagtttacctctggccCATTCATTctattgtcgtagctgttgccAGTGTTGTCAGCTACGCTTTCGGTGTCCTTAGCCATGAGGGCTTGGTTCTCATCAACTGAGCTGGTGGAGTTGAAGGCGGATAATTCTGATGCATATTCGGAAGATCCTGCATCTTTAGCAACCCtcactttcttcttcgcatAATTGCGATCTCTCCTGGCTTTCATCTCTTTGCGCTCTGCTTGCGACAATTCAGGGGATTCTGATTTGTAGTtccctttcttcttgcatccatagcattccacatcttttagATCAGTTGTGGATGCTTTCCTTTGTCCGCTTCTGTCAGCGGAATATCTGCACttgctctctctcttttcctttgtagtgctgttTGTGGAACTTCATGTACTTGCGGAACTTGGATTCCATCTTGTTAAACCTCTCAGTCAacagagcatattgactgaagaagtctcaGGTTTGAGTTTAGTCGGTTCATTCGACTGTTTCTTGCTCTCCTTTGCTGAAACTTTCAGCGCTGCTCTTTTCGATACTGATGGAGCATCATCGTCTAATCCTCCAACTTTCTTTGTTTCtagatttctctggatgtcgaatTCATTTGCCACGAGATCTGAAAAAAGCTTGTTCGTTGGTCGCTggttgaatcctggcttatTCTGATGAGCAACAACATAGATCTATCAGTCTCCTCATGATAGTGCTCGTAGATTCTTCAGGTTGatctctcgttgagtgtatttctccttcgagatggattaaACTTCATTGAGGATATGATTGAATCTGAGCTCCATCTCGTCGattgattcattcttgagcatgaggaaggagtcaaaCTTTTGACAAGCTATAGATAGCTTATTCTCATTTATCTCCTCTGATCCAATGCACATTCCTTCTAGagtgtcccacatctcctttacAGTCTTGCACTTAATGATtttggtgacgtgcttgtctggGACTGTTctggagatgatgcttttggcaaGATTGTCGAGCTCTTCTTGTTTTCtctcttctgtggtgaagtcgaCCTTTGACTTGATCTGTACTTCATCAAATGGATCTCTTGAAGTATCCAATGGCACCCGCTTGACAACTTCTGTGAAGACAATTGATcagctggtgatgacttcccacattcggcaatgttgagcAGTAAGGAAGCTTTCTagtcgaaacttccatatgtcgtattttttaataCTAAGCATCGGGAGTGAATAGACTCAGCTGTGATTAGTTTCCATTGAACAAGAAACTAGAAAAAGACAGATAGGGAAAGCAGTAAGCActtttgaaaaagaaagaggTTTTGAGACCTTCTAAAGAACaagatctagttcagtagaacttggtcaaagcaaaattgttcttgcgaacaacctgctctgataccaattgttaggtccttgagggtctcgaataggtgtatggggggtggggatacacctataggtAATTTTAAATCGAAAacaaactgacacaacctttttCAGTAAAAGGGGTTTAGCAAAACTTaggttggcgactgatactgaatactcttcagtaaagagttatcagttaagtcaaagactttaactgatacacattagtcttcagtcgagtttgtaaaacagatgaatgttatgaatcttactgactatccgaagatttatcagttagactaataacactggcagcggaaaaacttttctttcgaaataACCTTTGTGATTTAAACAAGTTgtcaaga contains:
- the LOC130990756 gene encoding uncharacterized protein LOC130990756, which produces MEEVVKRVPLDTSRDPFDEVQIKSKVDFTTEERKQEELDNLAKSIISRTVPDKHVTKIIKCKTVKEMWDTLEGMCIGSEEINENKLSIACQKFDSFLMLKNESIDEMELRFNHILNENKPGFNQRPTNKLFSDLVANEFDIQRNLETKKVGGLDDDAPSVSKRAALKVSAKESKKQSNEPTKLKPETSSEKRESKCRYSADRSGQRKASTTDLKDVECYGCKKKGNYKSESPELSQAERKEMKARRDRNYAKKKVRVAKDAGSSEYASELSAFNSTSSVDENQALMAKDTESVADNTGNSYDNRMNGPEETTQNLKVARENSRLEEKLKISTSECERASHEIKRLTYKLEETVNDCMKKSPMMNNFPSKAIVENIGGKVVPVDKGKKVII